The proteins below come from a single Tissierella sp. MB52-C2 genomic window:
- the ccpM gene encoding Cys-rich peptide radical SAM maturase CcpM has protein sequence MYMYKTIKSPYKYYVYDGNMNSILEIEKSEFQSLRRIEEGRGQAGDNVILQSFQKSGFCNESNIKEIKHPDTDNVEYYLESMLSRIYLQVTQNCNLRCNYCVYSGNYKNRTHSDKVMDFEMAKKAVDYLVKHSYDSFEYTVGFYGGEPLLEFELIKKVISYIKSNYSNKKFVYTITTNGTLLSSEITNYLVENDFRLVISLDGHKECQDTNRKFISGKGTFDIIIKNLERIRDQHPDYFSTILINSVLSPDADIINVKDFFATHNLIKNMRVISTAVSEVYSNEMIYYPDEYRAVERFETSKCMLWLIGKLDFDKVSDLFTRWNGPAIEKYRLMKKIGKISEVSHPGGPCIPGKFRLFIDINGNIFPCERISEKSQIMNIGNLNTGIDVQKVKDILNVGSCTKEECRNCWCFIFCGQCAAHADELDDKPSPEKRLSRCNQHKEAVIDDFLDICFLKENSYNFEEGVLQWEKL, from the coding sequence ATGTATATGTACAAAACAATAAAATCTCCATATAAGTATTACGTATATGATGGAAATATGAATTCTATTTTGGAAATCGAAAAATCAGAATTTCAATCATTAAGGAGAATAGAAGAAGGGAGGGGACAAGCTGGAGATAATGTGATTTTACAATCTTTTCAAAAATCTGGTTTTTGCAATGAATCAAATATTAAAGAAATAAAACATCCTGATACAGATAATGTAGAGTATTATTTAGAAAGTATGTTGTCGCGAATATATTTACAGGTAACACAAAATTGTAATTTACGATGTAATTACTGTGTTTATTCTGGAAATTATAAGAATAGAACTCATTCCGATAAAGTTATGGATTTTGAAATGGCTAAAAAAGCAGTCGATTATTTGGTAAAGCATTCATATGATTCTTTTGAGTATACTGTAGGATTTTATGGAGGGGAACCACTATTAGAATTTGAGTTGATAAAGAAAGTTATTTCATATATAAAGTCAAATTACTCTAATAAAAAATTTGTCTATACCATAACAACGAATGGAACATTACTTTCATCTGAAATAACAAATTATTTAGTAGAGAATGATTTTAGATTAGTTATTAGTCTAGATGGCCATAAAGAATGTCAAGATACTAATCGTAAATTTATTAGTGGAAAAGGTACATTTGATATTATAATCAAAAACTTAGAGCGAATAAGAGATCAACATCCAGATTATTTCTCAACAATCTTAATTAATTCTGTACTTTCTCCAGATGCTGATATAATAAATGTAAAAGATTTTTTCGCTACTCATAATCTAATAAAAAATATGCGAGTAATAAGCACTGCAGTTTCTGAGGTATATAGCAATGAAATGATTTATTATCCTGATGAGTACCGTGCTGTTGAAAGATTTGAAACATCTAAATGTATGCTCTGGTTAATAGGTAAGCTTGATTTTGACAAAGTTTCAGACCTTTTTACGCGATGGAATGGCCCTGCTATTGAAAAATATAGGTTAATGAAAAAAATAGGAAAGATATCAGAAGTTAGTCATCCTGGAGGTCCTTGTATTCCTGGGAAGTTTAGATTATTTATTGATATAAATGGAAATATATTTCCATGTGAGAGGATAAGTGAAAAGTCCCAAATAATGAACATAGGGAATTTAAACACTGGTATAGATGTTCAAAAAGTTAAGGATATACTTAATGTTGGCAGTTGTACTAAAGAAGAATGTCGAAATTGTTGGTGCTTTATTTTTTGTGGACAATGTGCTGCACATGCTGATGAGTTAGATGATAAACCTTCTCCAGAGAAAAGATTATCTAGATGTAATCAACATAAAGAAGCGGTAATTGATGATTTCTTAGATATTTGTTTTTTGAAGGAGAATAGTTATAACTTTGAGGAAGGAGTTTTACAATGGGAAAAATTATGA
- a CDS encoding sn-glycerol-3-phosphate ABC transporter ATP-binding protein UgpC, whose protein sequence is MAELELKQINKIYDNGFHAVKDFNLKIEEREFIVLVGPSGCGKTTVLRMIAGFENITDGELYMDDSLMNHMAAKDRDIAMVFQNHALFPHLTVYENISFPLKINKLSKKEIHNKVKTVADILDVEPLLDKKPNTLSGGQKQRVALGRAIVRNPKVFLMDEPLSNLDSKLRTQMRIEISKLYRKLDATFIYVTHDQTEAMTMGTRVVIMENGKIHQVGIPQEVYEKPNDIFVARFIGSPSMNVFDGTIVINEEEVQLKVYIGKYNDDNMIYLKLPESKQKILQDNNYINKAIKIGIRPENIRIRDKEHSNILKAYVSMVETIGLDTYIYFDIDDENCVIKTNIDNKIRIGDNISFYINKEKIHLFDYETSLRIF, encoded by the coding sequence ATGGCAGAGTTAGAATTAAAGCAAATTAATAAAATTTATGACAATGGTTTTCATGCTGTTAAAGATTTTAACCTTAAAATAGAAGAGAGAGAATTTATTGTTCTTGTCGGACCATCTGGATGCGGGAAAACTACAGTACTGAGAATGATAGCAGGTTTTGAAAACATTACTGATGGGGAGCTATATATGGATGATTCTCTTATGAATCATATGGCTGCGAAGGATAGGGACATAGCAATGGTGTTCCAAAACCATGCTCTTTTTCCTCATTTGACAGTATATGAAAATATATCTTTCCCATTAAAAATAAATAAGCTATCAAAGAAAGAAATTCATAATAAGGTTAAAACTGTGGCAGATATATTAGATGTAGAGCCTCTTCTTGATAAAAAACCTAATACTTTATCAGGGGGACAAAAGCAAAGAGTGGCATTGGGAAGAGCTATTGTCAGAAATCCTAAAGTTTTTCTGATGGACGAGCCTCTTTCAAATTTGGATTCCAAATTAAGAACTCAGATGCGTATAGAAATATCCAAACTGTACAGAAAATTAGATGCTACATTTATTTATGTTACCCATGATCAAACAGAAGCTATGACTATGGGGACAAGAGTTGTAATAATGGAAAATGGAAAGATACATCAGGTTGGTATACCTCAAGAAGTTTATGAAAAACCAAATGATATATTTGTGGCGCGATTTATAGGGAGTCCGTCAATGAATGTATTTGACGGAACCATTGTTATAAATGAAGAGGAGGTGCAACTGAAAGTATATATTGGGAAATATAATGACGATAACATGATCTATCTTAAACTGCCTGAAAGCAAGCAAAAGATTTTACAGGATAATAATTACATAAATAAGGCTATAAAGATAGGAATAAGACCTGAGAATATAAGGATTAGGGATAAAGAGCATTCAAATATATTGAAAGCATATGTTAGTATGGTAGAGACAATAGGTTTAGATACATATATTTATTTCGATATAGATGATGAAAACTGCGTTATAAAAACTAATATAGATAATAAGATTAGAATTGGTGATAATATATCATTTTATATAAATAAAGAAAAAATACATTTATTTGATTATGAGACAAGCTTAAGAATTTTTTAA
- a CDS encoding phosphopantetheine-binding protein, with translation MHNKKNIEKKVIEIIERVCSRKVEQIDTNIFINPFYMSSRELAYIFVELEKEYDIDLNELVEVYKDHTVANLIDAIVKLTSLVEVM, from the coding sequence GTGCATAATAAGAAAAATATAGAAAAAAAGGTAATTGAAATAATAGAAAGAGTTTGTAGTAGAAAAGTAGAACAAATAGATACAAATATATTTATTAATCCATTTTATATGTCTAGTCGTGAATTAGCCTATATTTTTGTTGAATTAGAGAAAGAATATGATATTGATTTGAATGAATTGGTTGAAGTGTATAAAGACCATACGGTAGCAAATCTGATAGATGCTATAGTAAAATTAACATCCTTAGTGGAAGTAATGTAG
- a CDS encoding extracellular solute-binding protein — MKYKMIWKILVGFMLIVILSGCSNNIDTNSDFPETRDNKELSGTLTVSTIFDTYIDTFAEEFMDMHPNVEIIVERPEDNRVSYMYRIAIDLLGGTASDLIDLSALDINHKAQSGLLANIYDFMDSDPDFNKSDYYTNIFEAMEYEGGLYAMPLSFNYDMVYISKPLAESIGLDYENYKYINYTEMINIYEKVKKTHPSPDEFYLMPGIGKESFFNYESVDFFDIKTGDANFDSNEFIQHLKLTKKLNTVYHPDTQEWDFTRIGVGNEDFLIKDFMFAKFTTIDIDLKNMMVEFENTGSPIPFISSKGNMPFSNFLSTYAISNNSANKELAWEFLKYCASAKELPVFETKEDEEKYSFMFLGNIPINIENFYTHFRHSFESEVKWYKENGLEGNWKFTNEEEKEKMFQDTLDQIHKWNQERDVLVGNRELSTLLREELDNYYYYDLATAEETAKIIQNKVFTYLNE, encoded by the coding sequence TTGAAATATAAAATGATATGGAAGATTCTTGTAGGCTTTATGTTAATAGTAATATTATCTGGATGCTCAAATAATATAGATACAAATAGCGATTTTCCAGAGACAAGAGATAATAAAGAATTAAGCGGAACATTGACAGTATCAACTATCTTTGATACGTATATTGATACATTTGCAGAAGAATTTATGGATATGCACCCTAACGTTGAGATTATAGTGGAACGACCGGAAGATAACAGGGTTTCATATATGTACAGAATAGCTATAGATTTATTAGGGGGTACAGCCAGTGACTTGATAGATTTAAGTGCTTTGGATATAAATCACAAAGCCCAAAGTGGTCTATTGGCTAATATATATGATTTTATGGATAGTGATCCTGATTTTAATAAATCTGACTATTATACTAATATTTTTGAAGCTATGGAATATGAAGGTGGCTTATATGCTATGCCATTATCATTTAATTATGATATGGTGTATATTAGTAAGCCTCTAGCAGAGAGTATAGGTTTAGACTACGAAAATTATAAATACATTAACTATACTGAAATGATTAATATATATGAAAAGGTTAAAAAGACTCACCCTTCACCAGACGAATTTTATCTTATGCCAGGTATCGGGAAAGAATCTTTTTTTAATTATGAATCTGTTGATTTTTTTGACATTAAAACAGGGGATGCCAATTTTGATAGCAACGAATTTATACAACATTTGAAGCTTACAAAAAAGCTGAATACAGTTTATCATCCGGACACTCAAGAATGGGATTTTACTCGTATAGGAGTGGGGAATGAAGATTTTTTAATAAAAGATTTTATGTTTGCTAAATTTACAACGATTGATATAGATTTGAAAAATATGATGGTTGAATTTGAAAATACCGGAAGTCCTATACCATTTATAAGTAGTAAAGGAAACATGCCATTCAGCAACTTCCTTTCGACATATGCTATTTCTAATAATAGTGCAAATAAAGAGCTGGCATGGGAATTCTTAAAATACTGTGCATCTGCTAAGGAACTACCTGTATTTGAAACAAAAGAAGATGAAGAAAAATATTCCTTCATGTTTTTAGGGAATATACCAATAAATATTGAGAATTTTTATACCCATTTCAGACATAGTTTTGAATCCGAGGTTAAGTGGTATAAAGAAAACGGACTTGAGGGTAATTGGAAATTTACAAATGAAGAAGAGAAGGAAAAAATGTTTCAAGATACATTAGACCAAATACATAAATGGAATCAAGAGAGAGATGTATTAGTGGGGAATCGAGAGTTATCAACCTTACTAAGAGAAGAACTAGATAATTACTACTATTATGACTTAGCAACAGCGGAAGAAACAGCAAAGATTATTCAAAACAAGGTATTTACTTATTTAAATGAATAA
- a CDS encoding S8 family serine peptidase has translation MRMGLKVAFIDDGINKGSIFYKDNYKFFHYIVKGNSVIKSDNETISSESHGTLCVSIFLKYAPQCNIYDINIESNEKDSINASNINVALQWCITNEIHLISMSLGVLSMIDTSELKNIIDTISKKGIILVASCSNTNKVTYPASFDNVLGVRYDSRQYSLKNGEYHFFNNAFDGIDIATSLPDDHPLQYLEDQNIRMTNSFAVPYIAAKVCYYLMQGMDMEEIRNELMKRSKYIDCREYYKFLKRIVPKSFKSLTNDIPVIGIVVDQKIDNLIQYNLKELFKKEGYLCALLDDENNISKTNFSREWENQYNISIDELIWLIINSNIIDVLLVVITVEEFEKYIEKNLFDIYLVPERFSMLRDSKTIDYIATYDIKAIFSKIIKMFD, from the coding sequence ATGAGAATGGGGTTAAAGGTAGCATTCATAGATGATGGTATAAATAAAGGTAGCATATTTTACAAAGATAACTATAAATTTTTTCACTATATAGTCAAAGGAAATAGTGTTATAAAGTCAGACAATGAAACTATAAGTTCTGAGTCTCATGGAACATTGTGTGTCAGTATTTTCTTGAAATATGCACCGCAGTGCAACATTTATGACATTAATATTGAATCAAATGAAAAAGATAGTATTAATGCCAGTAATATTAATGTTGCTTTACAATGGTGTATTACAAATGAAATACATCTCATTTCAATGAGTCTGGGTGTATTGTCAATGATTGATACATCTGAATTGAAAAACATTATTGATACAATCAGTAAAAAAGGGATTATTTTAGTTGCATCATGTAGCAACACTAATAAGGTAACTTATCCTGCTTCCTTTGATAATGTTTTGGGTGTTAGATATGATAGTCGTCAATATTCATTAAAAAATGGGGAGTATCATTTTTTTAACAATGCATTTGATGGAATAGATATTGCCACATCTTTGCCTGATGACCATCCCCTGCAATACTTAGAAGATCAAAATATAAGAATGACAAATAGCTTTGCTGTACCGTATATAGCTGCAAAGGTGTGCTATTACTTGATGCAAGGGATGGATATGGAAGAAATAAGAAATGAATTAATGAAAAGATCTAAATACATTGACTGCAGAGAATATTATAAGTTTCTGAAAAGAATAGTCCCAAAATCTTTCAAATCATTGACAAATGATATACCAGTAATAGGAATAGTTGTTGACCAGAAGATAGACAATCTTATACAGTATAATTTGAAAGAACTCTTTAAAAAAGAAGGATATTTATGTGCATTGCTAGATGATGAGAATAATATTAGTAAAACAAATTTTTCAAGAGAGTGGGAAAACCAGTATAATATTTCAATTGATGAATTGATATGGTTAATTATTAACAGCAATATAATAGATGTTTTATTAGTGGTTATTACTGTAGAAGAATTTGAAAAATATATTGAAAAAAATTTGTTTGATATATACCTAGTACCGGAGCGATTTTCTATGTTAAGGGATTCAAAGACTATAGATTATATTGCGACTTATGATATAAAAGCAATATTTAGTAAAATTATAAAAATGTTTGATTGA
- a CDS encoding TIGR04066 family peptide maturation system protein yields the protein MGKIMIYPFGKETAPIMRNIDLINNVGIQLVTDINHDIYIKEYPELDGNQIIHNLSNDFEKSLNESETVYVPFEKAYFSIERYIETIEKIIKSEKRVFLSRDLYKELTNIEYKFADKVTTYDHHRNMKLKVKTREIFQINVPVIIVLGDGLNCNKFDIQLSLRRFFKNKGYAVSQLGTKEYSDLFGFDSFPSFIFEDGKIDDIIIALNHMVYSKIINEKPDLMIIGVPGGVLPISEEHPEEFGKFAYMITNAVKPDIAIRSLYNNDYTDRFFENDMQMCKYKLDSIVEYYNISNTRLIYPEIKYGDLTYLTISNNTSENYIEEQNQKNTHYTLFNVLGNHNVEKVYEQILEQLSQNKVQI from the coding sequence ATGGGAAAAATTATGATATATCCGTTTGGAAAGGAAACAGCCCCAATAATGAGAAATATTGATCTTATAAATAATGTGGGAATTCAACTAGTTACTGACATTAACCATGATATTTATATCAAGGAATATCCTGAACTAGATGGTAATCAAATTATCCACAATTTATCAAATGATTTTGAAAAGTCTTTAAATGAAAGTGAGACTGTATATGTTCCTTTTGAAAAAGCTTACTTTTCTATAGAGAGATACATTGAAACAATTGAAAAAATAATTAAATCAGAGAAAAGAGTATTCTTATCACGAGATTTATATAAAGAATTAACTAATATTGAATATAAATTTGCAGATAAAGTTACTACTTATGATCATCATAGAAATATGAAATTAAAAGTAAAGACTAGGGAAATATTTCAAATTAATGTGCCAGTTATTATTGTTCTAGGGGATGGTCTAAACTGTAATAAATTTGATATACAATTATCATTGAGAAGGTTTTTTAAGAACAAAGGATACGCTGTGTCACAGTTAGGTACGAAAGAATATTCAGATTTATTTGGATTTGATTCATTCCCATCTTTTATTTTTGAAGATGGGAAAATAGATGATATAATTATCGCTTTGAATCATATGGTATATAGTAAAATAATAAATGAAAAACCAGATTTAATGATTATAGGTGTTCCTGGAGGTGTCTTGCCCATAAGTGAAGAACATCCTGAAGAATTTGGAAAGTTTGCATATATGATAACAAATGCTGTTAAACCAGATATAGCAATTAGAAGTTTGTACAACAATGACTATACTGATAGATTTTTTGAAAATGATATGCAGATGTGTAAGTATAAATTGGACAGTATTGTTGAGTATTATAATATTTCGAATACAAGACTTATTTATCCAGAAATTAAATATGGAGATTTGACATATTTAACAATTAGTAATAATACATCTGAAAATTATATAGAAGAACAAAATCAGAAGAACACCCATTATACTTTGTTCAATGTACTAGGAAATCATAATGTTGAAAAAGTCTATGAGCAGATATTGGAGCAATTGTCTCAGAATAAAGTCCAAATATAG